A single window of uncultured Methanospirillum sp. DNA harbors:
- a CDS encoding NosD domain-containing protein, protein MPPHQISLTTCCILFILVTSQGMPSALCESTGNRTYEEGVLLSLPAVITTPGVYNLTSDIIGMNGTDAITILSSDVILVGSGHSVEAKGSDSNQTTGIRIEGKGEVISNISISSVRISGFHSGVRIENVSDTEIQNCSLNSNQIFGVALTNVSMVTITGSDVSATHPGTGGSGGDGIRIDDSKGVTIRSAQVTESGTGGSGNGIQITRSSAITIDGSTVTTSAGSGVSTEGNTSGLVIRDAIITGNSANGMSLGEGCSGPQISGSQVRDNTLTGIEITSSKSGILAGNLIENNQVGLSLSNSEDFSASSNIIRNNKINLDVTGSTPAEYWHHIDKTNLADGRPIWYLLGSHDISISSGDSPSCIYAVNCSNLTISDQVLSKNGAGVFLINTDAANISRISSLDNTFGVRIGYGSRNIRVTESSTETNLIAGYAVADSLNITFRSCTAQDNLVGFFCTETDRLLMELCDAHNQKGLRRRGPSGFLISDCRNVSVVNSSAMHNQFDGLYLKDSPDAIISGTSLSSNDIAGIASLAEGLLLSNSTISVNGAGGVLIYGNSSSIQGNKIQENKGRGLIIDSATGTKIWNNLFNNTRNVEMTGISTSTEWNITPRAGFGVTDHMMVGGNYWGSPDKTGLSDTCTPDVDGFCNTTYKPGLYGIDLHPISSKTPEDANSSSVISTLPISDSQYDIDQNGQVNLQDVITLMQGITSGTMTGSSNDFSQDGRVNLQDVVTLFNLIS, encoded by the coding sequence ATGCCTCCACATCAGATATCTCTCACTACCTGCTGTATCCTGTTTATTTTGGTTACATCACAGGGCATGCCGAGTGCTTTGTGCGAGAGCACTGGAAACAGAACGTATGAGGAAGGTGTTCTTCTCTCATTACCTGCCGTGATCACAACTCCCGGAGTATACAACCTCACTTCAGACATTATCGGAATGAATGGCACAGATGCAATCACCATCTTATCATCGGATGTAATCCTTGTTGGAAGTGGCCACAGCGTGGAAGCAAAAGGGTCAGATTCTAACCAGACAACCGGAATCAGGATAGAGGGCAAAGGTGAAGTCATCAGCAACATCAGCATTTCTTCGGTAAGAATCTCCGGCTTTCACTCAGGAGTCAGAATAGAGAATGTATCTGATACAGAGATTCAGAACTGTTCATTGAATTCAAATCAGATTTTCGGAGTAGCACTTACCAATGTATCCATGGTCACCATCACCGGTTCTGATGTTTCAGCCACTCATCCTGGAACGGGTGGATCGGGTGGAGATGGCATAAGAATTGATGATTCGAAGGGAGTCACTATCAGGTCTGCTCAGGTTACAGAAAGCGGGACAGGCGGGTCCGGAAACGGGATTCAGATAACCAGATCATCTGCCATCACCATCGACGGTTCGACGGTTACCACCAGTGCAGGATCAGGAGTTTCAACAGAAGGTAACACATCAGGACTTGTTATCCGCGATGCGATCATCACGGGAAACAGTGCGAATGGAATGAGCCTTGGAGAAGGATGTTCCGGCCCACAGATATCAGGATCACAGGTACGTGATAATACGTTGACCGGTATCGAGATCACCTCTTCAAAAAGTGGAATCCTCGCAGGAAATCTAATAGAGAATAACCAGGTCGGATTAAGCCTTAGCAATTCTGAAGATTTCAGTGCAAGCAGTAACATCATCAGAAACAACAAAATAAACCTGGATGTTACCGGCAGCACACCTGCAGAATACTGGCACCATATCGACAAAACCAACCTTGCAGACGGCAGACCGATCTGGTACCTTCTCGGCAGTCATGATATCAGTATCAGTTCTGGAGACAGCCCCTCGTGTATCTATGCGGTGAACTGCTCAAACCTTACTATTTCAGATCAGGTACTGAGTAAGAACGGTGCAGGAGTTTTCCTGATCAATACAGATGCGGCAAATATCTCACGGATATCATCTTTAGACAACACCTTCGGAGTAAGAATCGGGTATGGCAGTCGGAACATCAGGGTCACTGAAAGCAGTACAGAGACAAACCTCATCGCCGGTTATGCAGTTGCAGACAGCCTAAACATCACCTTCAGATCATGCACTGCTCAGGACAATCTTGTCGGCTTCTTCTGTACAGAAACTGACAGACTACTCATGGAGTTGTGTGATGCACACAACCAGAAGGGGCTCCGACGCCGCGGGCCCTCCGGATTTTTAATTTCAGACTGTAGAAACGTTTCGGTGGTGAACAGTTCTGCCATGCACAACCAGTTTGATGGGTTATATCTCAAAGATTCACCAGATGCAATTATTTCAGGTACCAGCCTCTCTTCAAATGATATTGCAGGGATCGCTTCTCTGGCAGAGGGGCTACTCCTTTCGAACTCAACTATTTCGGTCAATGGTGCCGGAGGTGTACTCATATATGGCAACTCCTCTTCCATCCAGGGTAATAAGATCCAGGAGAATAAAGGAAGAGGCCTTATCATCGATTCAGCAACCGGAACAAAGATCTGGAACAACCTGTTCAATAACACCAGAAATGTTGAGATGACAGGGATCAGTACGAGCACAGAATGGAATATTACACCCAGGGCTGGATTTGGAGTAACCGACCATATGATGGTTGGTGGCAACTACTGGGGATCACCTGACAAAACAGGACTGTCTGATACCTGCACCCCGGATGTAGATGGGTTTTGTAATACTACCTATAAACCGGGTTTGTATGGGATCGATCTTCATCCGATCAGTTCCAAAACTCCAGAGGATGCCAACTCATCATCTGTGATTTCAACCCTCCCAATATCAGATTCGCAGTATGACATCGATCAGAATGGCCAGGTAAACCTTCAGGATGTCATTACACTGATGCAGGGGATTACGTCAGGAACGATGACCGGGTCATCCAATGATTTTAGCCAGGACGGCAGAGTCAACCTCCAGGATGTTGTTACATTATTCAACCTGATCTCCTGA
- a CDS encoding PAS domain S-box protein, which translates to MDLLYYLLGIVLILLLYLVYTRQIPSLNRETQYFQKVLSAAPFPAIITGLSDKKIQMINERAAHLFEVPVSGTTRPNAVDFFSTPEKLEDIIQALLNNEKIVDYELRLMTRHGREFWALLSANLIATDNTTTVFMAFADITHQKELEAVTLKNKELYKSIIRTSPDNITMVDTLGKIFMLSPAAFQMFGYSLYDHYPYGTPFLDMIHPADRGRAKQDIRRLKAGDNTGPSEYRAWKKDGTIIYIESHAEVIRDDQGRPDSILYIIRDITKRKESEKIIRENEEKFTTIFQEVPDPLIIFRNDGVIIDLNRQCEQWFSVEKKTCIGSHLQKISLFPTRDTETDLASIILNLSPGEKIETQISLPDGSRRHTILSTQSITISGNPAKLLLINNIDEIKKAYQALSLANNQINLLTSITRHDILNKVMLISGYSEILKEDIKEDSVIQTLEIISQSGKDIQSLIGFTKEYQDLGALQPKWQSIHFLMRKQVIRSMIADITLVLPDVALEIFADPMLEKVLYNLVENSMRHGGKISGITLFHEFDGEDCILNYTDDGLGIAEAEKEMIFRKGYGKNTGLGLFIIREILILTGITITETGTPGNGVRFKLRIPAGSFRITSEIEG; encoded by the coding sequence ATGGACTTATTATATTACCTTCTGGGAATAGTCCTCATCCTTCTACTCTACCTGGTTTATACAAGACAGATTCCGTCTCTTAACAGAGAGACTCAATATTTTCAAAAAGTTTTGAGTGCAGCACCGTTTCCTGCAATTATTACAGGATTATCAGATAAAAAGATTCAGATGATCAATGAACGGGCTGCTCACCTGTTTGAAGTTCCAGTTTCAGGAACCACACGCCCAAACGCTGTGGATTTTTTTAGTACACCTGAAAAACTGGAAGATATTATTCAGGCTCTCCTGAACAACGAGAAGATCGTAGATTATGAACTCAGGCTGATGACACGCCATGGCAGGGAATTCTGGGCTCTTCTCTCAGCCAACCTGATAGCGACCGATAATACTACTACGGTCTTCATGGCGTTTGCTGATATCACCCATCAGAAAGAACTTGAAGCGGTAACACTGAAGAACAAAGAATTATACAAATCCATAATCCGGACATCCCCTGATAACATAACCATGGTTGATACACTCGGTAAGATCTTCATGCTCTCCCCGGCAGCCTTCCAAATGTTTGGGTATTCTCTGTATGATCATTACCCATATGGCACACCCTTTCTCGACATGATCCATCCGGCAGATAGGGGGAGGGCAAAACAAGATATCAGGCGGCTTAAAGCGGGAGATAATACCGGACCGAGCGAGTACAGGGCATGGAAGAAAGATGGAACTATTATCTATATCGAAAGTCATGCTGAGGTCATTAGGGATGACCAGGGAAGACCAGATAGTATTCTTTACATCATCCGGGATATTACCAAGCGAAAGGAGTCGGAAAAAATTATCAGAGAGAACGAGGAGAAGTTCACTACAATATTTCAGGAAGTTCCCGATCCTCTCATCATCTTCAGAAATGACGGCGTAATTATTGATCTCAACAGGCAATGCGAACAGTGGTTTTCAGTTGAGAAAAAAACCTGCATCGGATCGCATCTCCAGAAGATATCCCTCTTTCCGACAAGGGATACTGAAACTGATCTCGCCAGTATCATCCTGAATCTCTCACCTGGGGAAAAAATAGAGACACAAATCTCTCTTCCCGATGGGAGTCGGCGTCATACCATCCTTTCAACACAATCCATCACCATCAGTGGTAATCCCGCTAAACTTCTCCTGATTAACAACATCGATGAGATAAAAAAGGCTTATCAGGCTCTTTCACTGGCAAACAACCAGATCAATCTTTTAACAAGTATCACCAGGCACGACATCCTGAACAAGGTTATGCTCATATCGGGATACAGTGAGATCCTCAAAGAGGATATTAAAGAAGACTCAGTGATTCAGACCCTTGAGATCATATCACAATCAGGAAAAGATATCCAGAGTTTGATAGGGTTTACAAAGGAGTATCAGGATCTCGGTGCCTTACAGCCAAAGTGGCAGTCTATCCACTTCCTTATGAGAAAGCAGGTGATCAGATCTATGATTGCTGATATCACTCTAGTTCTTCCTGATGTAGCTTTGGAGATCTTTGCAGATCCGATGCTTGAAAAGGTACTCTACAACCTTGTAGAAAATTCCATGAGGCACGGAGGGAAGATATCCGGAATAACATTGTTCCATGAATTTGATGGAGAAGACTGTATCCTCAACTATACGGATGACGGGTTAGGCATTGCAGAAGCAGAGAAGGAGATGATCTTCAGGAAAGGGTATGGAAAAAACACCGGGCTCGGGCTCTTCATCATCAGAGAGATCCTGATTCTGACCGGGATTACCATCACAGAGACCGGGACACCAGGCAATGGGGTCAGGTTTAAATTGCGCATCCCTGCAGGATCATTCAGGATTACATCAGAAATAGAAGGTTGA
- a CDS encoding tetratricopeptide repeat protein, whose protein sequence is MNSDPNSLFREGKKVWHTGNLQQAADLFFDVLEVDDQYHLAWNALGVVYSQAGEFEDADTCFKNALLLAPDNPVYLQNRGRNNRKLKILWELKSENVKKPAKISCMYYIVGIAVLALIVGVTLFFQMIH, encoded by the coding sequence ATGAACTCAGATCCCAATTCCCTTTTTCGTGAAGGAAAAAAAGTCTGGCACACAGGTAATCTCCAGCAGGCCGCTGATCTCTTCTTTGATGTACTCGAAGTTGATGATCAGTATCATCTGGCCTGGAACGCACTAGGGGTGGTCTATTCGCAGGCAGGAGAATTTGAAGATGCTGATACCTGTTTTAAAAATGCTCTTCTGCTGGCTCCTGATAATCCTGTGTATCTCCAAAATAGGGGGAGAAACAACCGGAAACTCAAAATTCTCTGGGAGCTGAAGTCGGAGAATGTGAAGAAGCCAGCAAAGATTTCATGTATGTATTATATCGTCGGGATCGCGGTTCTGGCTCTTATTGTTGGAGTAACGTTGTTTTTCCAGATGATTCATTAG
- a CDS encoding CARDB domain-containing protein, with product MKTGCRHIFLFLLIFALSIGMGSAANITTDLHYPEYWIKEAVGQYSLGHFDRALTLLDNAVSQDPTLASAWMWRSKTLIELGRTKEAQESLAKAKELDPLIDNPYLKKVGSLANLKVTPVPTARPTDSEDQLKKMIQSDVNMTNSPDPTGPDMVLYDLQAAVNPVTQQVEITAVIGNEGVKPTSNFFISFYGSYTTPVSSEDSPIGFYLVDNLLPGTKKTIAGYFPIAEIPSGDYYIGGYIDPNRQIREISKDNNGKTAAAKVNIPEVNTSTGTQRGSIQLAVPVTPVVEPISTKRADLVLDSVSGPATAILGEEISINTTVRNDGDADAEKFRVSVYLSRDKTVSDDDIELGYGDVPDLAIGKTRQGTAIATIPLNVAAGSYYLVGLADSQTRIRENEKTNNAHSTDSLITITKPSVPGYEQTSSPTPTPSQTPSPVLVTPKVTATPVVSPVLTLTPTPDPKPVTVLTTPVQTSEPVMTVESTPEPSTESVISKLPDLVVDAVTVPETATPGEEIQINTTVRNTGDGDAGTFRLTVYLSTDGTVSDDDIELGFGDVPDLVAGKARQGKAAATIPQNITPGSYYVVALVDSQTAVTESDKTNNSRAIDSPIIIMATPVATQTSIQPRTGTPVSTATLTQTPTPTVTPTPVPTTIIPTPTPVVTEVPTPVLTTVAPTPIPTVKATPVPTAIQTVVPTTITSAPTAIPTTSAASKQVTSNLSTHLLPDLVVKVRSSGTSGTPGGSFKATTTLQNAGKADAGAFDVSLYLSSDKEFNPQTSYLVGKGRIDSLASGKQMVSDTEVPIPASLTPGSYYFVIFADSSNELPDTNRDNNIATGKSPVVVK from the coding sequence GTGAAAACTGGCTGCAGGCATATTTTTCTTTTTCTCCTAATATTTGCACTTTCTATCGGGATGGGAAGTGCCGCGAATATTACAACTGACCTACATTATCCCGAGTACTGGATCAAGGAAGCGGTTGGTCAATACTCACTCGGTCACTTTGATCGTGCTCTCACCCTTCTTGACAATGCAGTCTCTCAGGATCCAACACTTGCAAGTGCCTGGATGTGGCGAAGCAAAACCCTCATTGAGCTTGGCCGGACTAAGGAAGCCCAGGAGAGTCTAGCAAAGGCAAAAGAACTCGATCCTCTTATAGACAATCCCTATCTCAAAAAGGTTGGATCACTAGCAAACCTGAAGGTGACTCCGGTCCCGACAGCAAGACCGACTGATAGTGAGGATCAACTCAAGAAGATGATCCAGTCTGATGTCAATATGACAAACAGTCCTGATCCGACCGGTCCGGATATGGTATTATATGATCTTCAGGCCGCAGTGAACCCGGTTACCCAGCAGGTGGAGATAACAGCAGTCATTGGTAATGAAGGAGTGAAGCCGACCAGTAACTTCTTCATCTCATTCTATGGCTCTTACACTACGCCTGTCTCATCTGAAGACTCTCCAATAGGATTCTACCTCGTAGATAACCTCCTCCCGGGAACCAAGAAGACTATCGCCGGGTACTTCCCGATTGCAGAAATTCCCTCCGGAGACTATTACATCGGTGGATACATCGATCCGAACCGCCAGATCAGGGAGATCAGCAAAGATAATAATGGAAAAACCGCAGCGGCAAAGGTGAATATCCCTGAAGTGAATACCAGCACCGGTACCCAGCGTGGCAGTATCCAACTGGCTGTGCCAGTCACGCCGGTTGTTGAACCGATCTCCACAAAGCGGGCAGACCTTGTACTCGATTCAGTATCTGGTCCGGCAACTGCAATACTGGGTGAAGAGATCTCCATCAATACAACAGTCCGCAATGATGGTGATGCTGATGCCGAAAAGTTCAGGGTTTCGGTCTACCTTTCCAGGGACAAAACGGTATCAGATGATGATATCGAGCTCGGGTACGGGGATGTTCCTGATCTCGCTATTGGTAAGACACGTCAGGGCACTGCGATAGCAACCATACCCCTGAATGTGGCAGCAGGTTCATATTACCTGGTGGGGCTTGCGGATAGCCAAACCAGGATCCGGGAGAACGAGAAAACAAATAATGCCCACTCGACAGACTCTCTGATCACCATCACGAAACCCTCTGTTCCGGGTTATGAACAAACATCCTCACCTACTCCCACACCATCTCAGACTCCTTCCCCCGTTCTGGTCACGCCAAAAGTGACTGCTACTCCGGTAGTGTCACCGGTGTTGACTCTGACTCCAACCCCGGACCCAAAACCGGTTACAGTGCTTACAACTCCTGTCCAGACATCGGAACCGGTGATGACCGTCGAATCCACGCCAGAACCATCTACCGAATCGGTTATCTCTAAACTTCCTGACCTGGTTGTTGATGCAGTTACAGTTCCGGAAACAGCAACCCCTGGTGAGGAGATCCAGATCAATACTACTGTCCGTAATACCGGCGATGGTGACGCCGGGACATTCAGGTTAACCGTGTACCTCTCCACCGATGGAACTGTATCTGATGATGATATAGAATTAGGATTTGGTGATGTGCCTGATCTTGTGGCTGGTAAAGCTCGCCAGGGTAAAGCGGCGGCAACAATTCCTCAAAATATCACTCCGGGTTCATACTACGTTGTTGCATTGGTAGACAGCCAGACTGCTGTCACAGAGAGTGATAAGACGAACAACTCCCGTGCTATTGACTCTCCGATCATTATCATGGCTACACCTGTTGCCACACAGACTTCAATCCAACCCCGAACTGGTACTCCTGTATCTACAGCAACTCTGACACAGACACCTACACCAACTGTAACACCAACACCTGTACCTACTACTATAATTCCCACCCCAACGCCTGTGGTTACTGAAGTTCCTACACCGGTACTAACGACAGTTGCACCGACTCCAATCCCAACGGTCAAAGCGACACCGGTGCCTACTGCGATTCAGACCGTTGTACCAACAACCATTACATCAGCACCCACAGCAATACCAACTACATCTGCTGCATCAAAGCAGGTCACTTCAAATCTCTCTACGCATCTTCTTCCAGATCTGGTGGTAAAGGTCAGGTCATCAGGAACCTCCGGAACACCAGGTGGTAGCTTCAAAGCCACCACCACACTACAAAATGCAGGAAAAGCTGATGCAGGAGCATTTGATGTCTCTCTCTACCTCTCCTCTGATAAAGAGTTCAACCCGCAGACAAGTTATCTGGTCGGTAAAGGCAGGATTGATAGTCTCGCATCAGGAAAACAGATGGTAAGTGATACTGAGGTTCCAATCCCTGCATCGCTTACCCCGGGAAGTTATTACTTTGTAATCTTTGCAGACTCTTCAAACGAGTTACCTGATACGAACCGTGATAATAATATTGCAACAGGAAAAAGTCCGGTTGTGGTGAAATAA